A single region of the Polyodon spathula isolate WHYD16114869_AA chromosome 5, ASM1765450v1, whole genome shotgun sequence genome encodes:
- the hlx1 gene encoding H2.0-like homeobox protein isoform X1, with translation MMYTTGLNPFYASNFSLWSAYCSSGFALDSVKKPSFCIADILHVGDSENLPGSSALVAHLGPRHQLQPSRSPLRPSPVAPESSVFSSRMSPASPYHRHPGLQGAPSISRVQLNGSSQQAPAPSSKDLKFGIDRILSSEFDPKVKECTAVRDFTSISSHRQSGLHLTIQPSASQFFASLEPGIGEPSSIMNHLGSGARYSAQHQFQDTFPGPYAVLTKDTMPQTYKRKRSWSRAVFSNLQRKGLEKRFEIQKYVTKPDRKQLAAMLGLTDAQVKVWFQNRRMKWRHSKEAQAQKDKEKPEQPLESPASATLESEQKQNGSECESDGSGPEFEDMPDKSDIEVTEDNKTSVIKSPLSTDEATQSTEASTETTALPSLQMLS, from the exons ATGATGTATACTACAGGACTAAACCCCTTTTATGCTTCTAATTTCAGTCTATGGTCTGCGTATTGCTCCAGCGGCTTTGCCTTGGATTCAGTGAAGAAACCTTCTTTTTGCATCGCTGATATATTGCATGTTGGAGACTCTGAAAACCTCCCTGGATCTTCAGCACTCGTAGCTCATTTGGGACCCCGTCATCAGCTCCAGCCTTCAAGATCACCCCTGCGACCATCTCCGGTGGCACCCGAGTCTTCTGTTTTTAGTTCAAGGATGTCCCCAGCCTCTCCTTACCACAGACACCCTGGACTTCAGGGAGCACCGTCCATATCTAGGGTGCAGTTAAACGGTTCTTCACAACAAGCTCCAGCTCCTTCTAGCAAAGATCTGAAATTTGGCATTGATCGCATTTTATCTTCAGAATTTGATCCTAAAGTTAAAGAATGCACAGCTGTAAGAG ATTTTACATCCATTAGCTCACATCGTCAGTCAGGGCTTCATCTGACCATACAGCCTTCAGCAAGCCAATTCTTCGCGTCTTTAGAGCCTGGAATCGGGGAACCTTCCTCCATCATGAACCATTTAGGCAGCGGAGCAAGATATTCAGCTCAACACCAGTTTCAAGACACGTTCCCAG GTCCATATGCGGTTCTTACTAAAGACACAATGCCTCAGACATACAAAAGGAAACGTTCGTGGTCCAGGGCTGTCTTCTCCAATCTCCAGAGAAAAGGATtagagaaaagatttgaaatccAGAAGTATGTCACCAAACCAGACAGAAAACAACTAGCAGCGATGCTGGGCCTAACAGACGCTCAA gTAAAAGTGTGGTTTCAGAACAGGAGAATGAAGTGGAGACATTCTAAGGAAGCTCAGGCCCAAAAAGATAAGGAAAAGCCTGAGCAGCCTTTGGAATCCCCAGCCTCTGCCACCTTGGAGTCAGAACAGAAGCAGAATGGATCTGAGTGCGAGAGTGATGGGAGCGGCCCTGAGTTCGAGGACATGCCTGACAAAAGTGACATTGAAGTCACAGAAGACAACAAGACCAGTGTTATCAAGTCTCCTTTGAGTACTGATGAggcaacacagagcacagaggCCAGTACAGAGACGACGGCACTACCCTCATTGCAAATGTTATCATAA
- the hlx1 gene encoding H2.0-like homeobox protein isoform X2, which translates to MMYTTGLNPFYASNFSLWSAYCSSGFALDSVKKPSFCIADILHVGDSENLPGSSALVAHLGPRHQLQPSRSPLRPSPVAPESSVFSSRMSPASPYHRHPGLQGAPSISRVQLNGSSQQAPAPSSKDLKFGIDRILSSEFDPKVKECTAVRGPYAVLTKDTMPQTYKRKRSWSRAVFSNLQRKGLEKRFEIQKYVTKPDRKQLAAMLGLTDAQVKVWFQNRRMKWRHSKEAQAQKDKEKPEQPLESPASATLESEQKQNGSECESDGSGPEFEDMPDKSDIEVTEDNKTSVIKSPLSTDEATQSTEASTETTALPSLQMLS; encoded by the exons ATGATGTATACTACAGGACTAAACCCCTTTTATGCTTCTAATTTCAGTCTATGGTCTGCGTATTGCTCCAGCGGCTTTGCCTTGGATTCAGTGAAGAAACCTTCTTTTTGCATCGCTGATATATTGCATGTTGGAGACTCTGAAAACCTCCCTGGATCTTCAGCACTCGTAGCTCATTTGGGACCCCGTCATCAGCTCCAGCCTTCAAGATCACCCCTGCGACCATCTCCGGTGGCACCCGAGTCTTCTGTTTTTAGTTCAAGGATGTCCCCAGCCTCTCCTTACCACAGACACCCTGGACTTCAGGGAGCACCGTCCATATCTAGGGTGCAGTTAAACGGTTCTTCACAACAAGCTCCAGCTCCTTCTAGCAAAGATCTGAAATTTGGCATTGATCGCATTTTATCTTCAGAATTTGATCCTAAAGTTAAAGAATGCACAGCTGTAAGAG GTCCATATGCGGTTCTTACTAAAGACACAATGCCTCAGACATACAAAAGGAAACGTTCGTGGTCCAGGGCTGTCTTCTCCAATCTCCAGAGAAAAGGATtagagaaaagatttgaaatccAGAAGTATGTCACCAAACCAGACAGAAAACAACTAGCAGCGATGCTGGGCCTAACAGACGCTCAA gTAAAAGTGTGGTTTCAGAACAGGAGAATGAAGTGGAGACATTCTAAGGAAGCTCAGGCCCAAAAAGATAAGGAAAAGCCTGAGCAGCCTTTGGAATCCCCAGCCTCTGCCACCTTGGAGTCAGAACAGAAGCAGAATGGATCTGAGTGCGAGAGTGATGGGAGCGGCCCTGAGTTCGAGGACATGCCTGACAAAAGTGACATTGAAGTCACAGAAGACAACAAGACCAGTGTTATCAAGTCTCCTTTGAGTACTGATGAggcaacacagagcacagaggCCAGTACAGAGACGACGGCACTACCCTCATTGCAAATGTTATCATAA